GCAAGGACTCCCCCGAGGACGCCACGGCCGTCGACGACCTGGTCGGCGAGCTCGAGGCGCTCGAGGACGACGCGCCCGACGACGTCGACGCCGCGCTCAACGGACTCGCCGACGGCTTCCGGTCCGCGCAGGAGCTCCTCGCGGATCCGGAGGCGGCGGACCCCGGCGAGCTGTCGGCGCTGTCGGCCGCGCTGGCCGAGGACAGCCAGGCGGTGACGGCCTGGATCCTCAGCCAGTGCGAAGGCTGAGATGGCCTGAGAGCCAGTCGGGGAAGTCCTCGAGGCTGTCGAGCACGGCGTGCGTGCCGGCCGCCCGCAGCTCCCCCGCCGTGCATCCGCCGGTCAGCACGGACACGCCGGTGACGCCGGCGGCCAGGGCGCCCTCCACGTCGTGCACGTGGTCGCCGACGTAGACCGAGGCGGCCTCGCGGCGCAGCACGTCGGCCTTGCCGACGCCCCAGACCCACCCCTCGAGCACGTCGACGTCGAGCCCGGTGTGGTCGATGTGGAGCTGGGCGTTGGGCGCGTACTTGCCGGTGACCACGACCACCCGGCCTCCGAGCCGTCGTACGGCGGCGATGGCCTCGTGCGCGCCGGGGAGGACCGGCACGGTGGTGATCGCGTGGTCGGGGTAGAGCGCGCGGAAGCGCTCGCCGGCGGCCGGGATGCGCTCCGGCGGCAGGTACGGCGCGAGCAGCATGTCGAGCGGGGGCCCCAGCCGACGGGTCATCTCCTCGACCGGGAACTCCACCTCGAGCTCGGCGCCGAGGGCCCGGAGCACCTGTTGGAAGCCCGGAGCGGTGTCGATGAGGGTCAGGTCGAGGTCGAACCCGACGACGAGGTCCGGCATGCCGCAACGGTACCGGCGCGCCGGCGGCGGACCTCAGCCGACGGAGCGCTCGCCCGTCCAGAAGCGCGCGCGCAGCGCCTTCTTGTCGGGCTTGCCCAACGCGGTCAGGGGCAGCGCGTCGACCGCGATGACGTCCTTCGGGGACTGCACCGAGCCCTTGCGCTCCTTCACGGCCGCCTGGATCTCGGCGACGACCTCCTCGGTGAGCTCGTGCCCCTCGCGCAGGACCACGACCGCGGTGACCGCCTCGCCGAACTTCTCGTGCGGCGTACCGATCACGCCGACCTGGGCGATCGCCGGGTGCTCGGCGATGACGTCCTCCACCTCGCGGGGGAAGACGTTGAAGCCGCCCGTGACGATCATGTCCTTGGTGCGGTCGACGATGTACCAGAAGCCGTCCTCGTCCTCGCGCGCCACGTCGCCGGTGTGCATCCAGCCGTCGCGGAAGGTCTCGGCCGTGGCCTCGGGAAGCTGCCAGTAGCCCGCCGACAGCAGCGGGCCGGCCACGCAGATCTCCCCCGGCTCGCCCTGCGGCACCGGGTTGCCCGCCTCGTCCAGCAGCGCGGTCCGGAGGTACGCCGAGGGCCGGCCGCAGGAGGTGAGCCGGGACTCGACCGGGCGACCGTCGGCGTCGACGTGGTCGCCCTTCGGGAAATAGCTGATCACCATCGGCGCCTCGGACTGGCCGTAGTACTGCGCGAAGATCGGCCCGAACCGCTCGATCGCCTCCTTGAGCCGGACCGGGTTGATCGCGGACGCGCCGTAGTAGACGGTCTCCAGCGACGACAGGTCACGGGTGCGGGAGTCAGGGTGGTCCATCAGCGCGTAGAGCATCGTCGGCACGAGCATCAGCGAGTTGATCCGCTTCTCCTCGATCGTCTGCAGCACCTCGGCCGGGTCGAAGCGCGAGGAGACGAACAGGGTGCCGCCCTTGAGCACGACCGGCACGAAGAAGGCCGCGCCGGCGTGCGACAGGGGCGTGCACATGAGGAAGCGCGGCTCGGCCGGCCACTCCCACTCCGACATCTGGACCTGCGACATCGTCGAGAAGGCGCGGGCGGTGCCGATCACGCCCTTCGGCTTGCCGGTCGTGCCGCCGGTGTAGGTGATCGAGGTGATGTGGTCGGGCTCCAGCACGGCCGCCGTCAGGGTCCGCGGCTCGAAGGTGGCCGCGACCGCGGTCAGGTCCGTGCCCACCTCGGCGAGCTCCTCGGGGACCGGGCCGATGGTGAGGACCTGCTTGAGGCCGGGGCACTTGCCCAGCAGCTCGACCGCACGGGCGGCGAAGTAGGGGTCGATGACGAGCGTGGTGATGCCCGCGTCGTTGATCACGTAGGCGTGGTCGTCGGCCGAGCCGAGCGGGTGCAGCGAGGTCCGCTGGAAGCCCTGCGTCTGGCCGGCGCCGAGGATGAAGAGGACCTCGGGCCGGTTGAGCGCGAGCAGCGCCCCCGGCGTACCACGCCCGGCGCCGAGGGACTCGAACGCCTGGATGTACTGGGAGATCCGGTCCGCCGTCTCCTTGCCCGTGAGGGTCACGTCGCCCAGGTGGACGATCGGGCGGTTCGCATGCCGCTTGAGGGCGGCGACCATGAGGTGGCCGTTGTGGGCAGGGGTGCGCAGCGTGTCGGTCACGAGCGCAACATTAGAACGTGTTCTATTTCAGGGCAAGCAACCCGCAGCTTCAGCCCGCAGCCTTCTCGACCGGCGCGACGAGCGGCCGCACCCCACCGAGCCGGCGCTGGAACCGGACCTGCTCGGCGTGCGCGTCCAGCACGTCCCACAGGGCGCGGTGGGCGGCCCACGGCAGCGGGTCGCCGCCCGAGGCCCAGCGCTCGCCGAAGCTGATCCAGACCGGCGTCCACCCGGCAGCGCAGTCCCAGGCGCCCCGCTGCGCCTCGACCAGGCGGCGCCGCACCTGGAAGGCGGTGCGCGGACCGTCGACACAGATCGGCGCGGTCCGGACCGGCCAGACCCACAGGTCCAGCTCCATCAGCTCGATCTCGAGGTCGCGCAGCAGCGCAGGATCGACCAGCACCGTGGCGACGTTCTCGTGCGGCTCCCGCCTCATGCCCGGAACGCTAGTCGGCACCGCCGACAGCGGCCAGCGTTCCGGACAACCGGCTCAGCGGGGATCCAAGCTCAGGCGAGGACCTCGGCCACCTGACGCACCTCGGCGGCGCTGCGGCACGAGAGCAGCAGCGTGGTCACGCCGGTCTCCTCCCACTGCGCGACCCGCTCCCTCACCTCGGAGGCGGTGCCGATGATGTGCATGTCGTCGACGAGCTCGTCGGGGATGAGCGCGGTCGCCTTGTCCTTCTCCCCCGACAGGTAGAGCTCCTGCACCTGGGCCGCGAGCTCGCCGTAGCCCATGCGCGTGAAGACCTGGTTGTGGAAGTTCTGCTCCTTGGCCCCCATGCCGCCCATGTAGAGCGACACGAACGGCTTCATGGCATCGACGACCATCTGCTTCTGCTCGGCGTTCTCCACCACCTGCAGGTGGCAGGTCGCGGAGATCTCGAAGTCGGCGCGGGTACGACGGGCGCCGGGTCGCGCGAAGCCCTCGTCGAGCCACGGCTGGTACATCCCGGCACTCCTGGGCGTGTAGAAGATCGGGATCCAGCCGTCGGCGATCTCCGCGGTCTGGGCGACATTCTTCGGCCCCTCGGCCCCGAGCCAGATCGGCAGGTCGGCGCGCAGCGGGTGCACGATCGGCTTCAGCGGCTTGCCCAGCCCGACCGAGCCGGGACCGCGGTAGGGCAGCGGGTGGTGCGGTCCGTCGTTGGTGACCGGCGCCTCGCGGGCCAGCACCTTGCGGATGATCGAGACGACCTCGCGGGTGCGCGCGAGCGGCTTCTCGAAGGGCTGGCCGTACCAGCCCTCGACGACCTGCGGGCCGCTGACGCCCATCCCGAGGATGACCCGGCCGCCGGTGAGGTGGTCGAGGGTCAGCGCGTGCATGGCGATCGAGGTCGGCGTACGGCCGGACATCTGGACGATCGAGGTGCCGAGCCGGACCCGCGAGGTCTCCCGGCCCCACCAGGCGAGCGGCGTGAAGGCGTCGCTGCCCCAGGCCTCCGCGGTGAAGATCGCGTCGAAGCCGGCGTCCTCCGCCGCGGCGACGAGCTCACCGACGCCCTGCGGGGGCTGTGCGCCCCAGTAGCCCAGCTGCAAGCCAAGTTTCATGCTCCGCATCATGGCGGATCGACCGGATTCATTTCTAGAACATGTTTCACTTTCGAGCAGAACATGTTTCACTTTGGCCCATGAGCCGTACCTTGCAGGCGCCGGTGACGGTCGCCTTCGACTACACGCGTTCCACCGGCCCCGTCGTCGGTCGCTTCCTCTCCGGGCTCCGCGACGGCGTCGTCGTCGGCGGCCGCACCTCGACCGGCCAGGTCGTCGTACCGCCGCTCGAGTTCGACCCCGTGACCCACGAGCCGACGACCGAGTTCGTGGAGGTCTCCTCCGTCGGCACGGTCACCTCGTGGACCTGGGTGCCGGAGCCCGTGAAGGACCAGCCGTTCGACCGGCCGTTCGCGTTCGCCCTGGTCACCCTCGACGGCGCCGACGTGCCGCTCCTGCACGCGCTGGACGTGTCCTCGCCCGCGGAGGTCACCACCGGCATGCGGGTGCGCGTGCGCTGGGCCGCCGAGCGGGTCGGCCACATCAACGACATCGCGTGCTTCGAGCCCCTCGCCCCCGGCGAGGCCGACGCCCCCGTCCCCCCGGTCGCCTCCGATGAGCCGGTCACCGGCGTCGTCACCAAGGTGTCGCTCGACTACAACTACGCCGCCTCGCCCGAGGAGTCGCTGTTCTACCGCGGGCTCAACGAGGGCCGGATCATGGGCCAGCGCTGCCCCACCTGCCAGAAGGTGTACGTCCCGCCGCGGAGCGCCTGCCCCTCCGACGGCACGCCGACCGTGGAGGAGGTCGAGCTGTCGCAGACCGGCACCATCACGACCTTCTGCATCGTCAACGTGCCCTTCCTCGGCCAGAAGATCACCCCGCCGTACGTCTCGGCGTACGTCCTCCTCGACGGCGCCGACATCGCGGTTCTCCACCTCATCCTCGGCGTGCCCGCCGAGGAGGTCCGGATGGGCATGCGGGTCAAGGCGGTCTGGAAGCCGAAGGACGAGTGGGCGTACTCCCTGGAGAACATCGACCACTTCGCGCCGACCGGCGACCCGGACGCCGACTTCGACACCTACAAGCACCACCTCTAGAGAGGGACAACGACAGATGCGTGACGTCGCCGTCGTCGGGTTCGCCCAGCGACAGATGCCCCAGTTCGACGGGTCGCCGACCTGCGTCGAGCTCCTGGTGCCGGTCTTCAAGGAGCTCTACGAGCAGACCGGCTGGACCCGCAAGGACGTCGGGTTCTGGTGCTCCGGCTCCTCCGACTACCTGGCCGGACGCTCGTTCTCGTTCGTCCAGGCCGTCGACGCGATCGGCGTCATCCCGCCGGTCAACGAGTCGCACGTCGAGATGGACCTCGCCTGGGCCATGTACGAGGCGTGGATCAAGATCCAGACCGGCGAGGTCGACACCGCCCTCGTCTACGCCTTCGGCAAGAGCTCGGCGGGCGTCCTGCGGCGTACCCTCGCGCTCCAGCTCGAGCCCTACACGATGACGCCCCTGTGGCCCGACACCGTGTCCCTCGCCGGCCTCCAGGCCCGGGCGGGCATCGACGCGGGTGCCTGGGACGAGCGGGCGATGGCCGAGGTGGCGAACCGCTCGCTCACCGACGCGGAGAAGAACGAGCACGCCATCCGCAAGGGCGGCTCGTCGGTCGAGGAGCTGCTCACCCGCCCGATGTACGCCGACCCGCTGCGCAAGCACGACTGCGCCCCGGTGACCGACGGCGTGGCGGCCCTGGTGCTGGCCGCCGGCGACCGGGCCCGCGACGTCCGCGAGCGGCCCGCCTGGCTCACCGGGATCGCCCACAACGTCGACCCGATGGGCATGGGCGTGCGCGACCTGACCCGGTCCCCCTCCGCCCAGCGGGCCGGCGCCGCACTCGACCTCGGCGGCGTCGAGGTGGCCGAGCTGCACGCGCCGTTCAGCCACCAGGAGCTCATCCTGCGCAAGGAGCTCGGCCTCGGCGACGACGTCGTCATCAACCCGTCCGGCGGCGCGCTGGCGAGCAACCCGATGTTCTCGGGCGGCGGCATCCGCGTCGGCGAGGCCGCGCAGCGGATCTGGTCCGGCGAGGCCGACAAGGCCCTCGCCCACGCCACCAGCGGCCCCGCCCTGCAGCAGAACCTCGTCTGCACCCTGGCAGCCAGCACCGAAGGAGCACGGAACTGATGGGCAAGCAGCCTGCAGCGATCATCGGCGTCGGCCAGACGCACCACCGCGCGAAGCGCGAGGACGTCTCCATGGCGGGCCTGTGCCGCGAGGCGATCGACCGCGCGCTCCTCGACGCCAACCTGACGCTCGACGACATCGACGCGATCGTCGTCGGCAAGGCGCCCGACCTGTTCGAGGGCGTGATGATGCCCGAGCTGTTCCTCGCCGAGGCGCTCGGCGCCGCTGGCAAGCCCCTGCTGCGCGTCCACACCGCGGGCTCGGTCGGCGGCTCGACCGCCATCGTCGCGTCGTCGCTGGTGCAGGCGGGGGTCCACAAGCGGGTGCTGACCGTCGCCTACGAGAAGCAGTCGGAGTCCAACGCCATGTGGGCGCTGTCGGTCCCGCTGCCGTTCAACATGCCCGTCCACGCGGGTGCCGGCGGCTACTTCGCGCCGCACGTGCGCTCCTACATCCGCCGCTCGCAGGCGCCCACCCACGTGGGTGCGATCGTCGCGGCCAAGGACCGCAACAACGCGCTCAAGAACCCCTACGCGCACCTGCACAACGAGGGCACGACGGTCGAGTCGGTGCTGGCCTCGCAGATGCTCTGGGACCCGATCCGGTACGACGAGACCTGCCCGTCGAGCGACGGCGCCTGCGCACTGGTCATCGTCGACGAGGACACGGCGAAGTCCTCGCCGAACCCCGCGTGGATCCACGGCACCGTGATGCGGTCGGAGGCCACCACGGCCGCCGAGCGCGACCAGGTCAACCCGCAGGCGGGCCGCGACGCGGCGGCCGCGCTGTGGAAGCAGGCCGGCATCACCTCGCCCATCGACGAGATCGACGCCGCGGAGATCTACGTCCCGTTCTCGTGGTTCGAGCCGATGTGGCTGGAGAACCTCGGCTTCGCCGCCGAGGGTGAGGGCTGGAAGCTCACCGAGGCCGGCGAGACGGCCATGACCGGCCGGATCCCGGTCAACTGCTCGGGCGGCGTGCTGTCCTCCAACCCGATCGGCGCCTCCGGCATGCTCCGCTTCGGCGAGGCGGCCCTGCAGGTGCGCGGTGCGGCCGGCGAGCACCAGGTCGAGGGCGCCCGCAAGGCCCTCGGCCACGCCTACGGCGGTGGGTCGCAGTTCTTCGCGATGTGGGTCGTCGGCTCGGAGAAGCCCACCAACTGAGCACCAGCCGGGAGGTCCCTCCTCCGCGGCGTTCACTGCCGTTTCGACAGCGGGCGCCGCGGAGAGGCTTCTGGGCGTGAACGACCCCACCTCGTCGTACCCGCCGCCGCCCGGACCGATCCCTCCCGGGCCGTTCCAGCCGACCCCGGCGAGGCCGCCGTCCAACGGGCTCGCGGTCGCCGCCCTCGTGATCGGCATCGTCGCCCTGACCATCGCGCTGATCCCGATCCTCAACCTGGTCGGCGTCGTCGGCACGCTGGTCGGCATCCCACTCGGCATCGCGGGTGTGCGGAAGGGCCGCCGCGTCGGGCGGGGCACTGCGATGGCCGGCGCGGGCATCGCGCTGTCCGGCGTCGCGCTCGTCCTCTCGGCGGTGATCTCCTTCCTGTTCTGGCGCTACCTCGGCGACCTGCTCGACTTCGTGGAGCCGCCCGACCCGAGCGCCGAGATCGGTGAGGAGTTCGAGACCGATGGCGGCGACCTCGTCGTCACGGTCACCTCGCTGGAGTGCGGCACGGAGCCCGACGAGTGCACCTTCACGTTCGACGCCACCAACAACGGACACCGCTCGATCTCCCTGGACGACATCACCGTCAAGTCGGTCGTCGACGGCCAGTGGGACAGCGCGGACGTGAGCGATCCGGGGACGTCGAGCTACGGCGTCGACCTCGCGCCCGGGGAGTCGAAGTCGCTCACCGGCTCGGTCCGCGTCTACTCCGGTGAGCACCTCGACGGCATCGTCTTCGACGCCAACGACGCCTCCAGCCACAGCGCCGTCGTGGTCGATGCCGGTGACGCCTCGCCGGGTCAGTAGGCTCGCCCTGTGATCGAGCTGCGCACCCCGACCCAGATCGAGCAGATGCGTCCCGCCGGACGCTTCGTCGCCTCCGTGATCAAGGCCCTCGCCGAGAAGGCCGCCGTCGGGGTCAACCTGCTCGAGCTCGACGAGCTGGCGCACCAGATGATCAAGGACGCCGGCGCCGAGTCCTGCTACATCGACTACCACCCGTCGTTCGGTGCGAGCCCGTTCGGAAAGGTGCTGTGCACCTCGGTCAACGACGCGGTGCTGCACGGCCTGCCCTTCGACTACGTCCTCCAGGACGGCGACCTGCTCTCGGTCGACTTCGCCGCCTCCGTCGACGGCTGGGTCTCCGACTCCGCGCTCTCGGTCATCGTCGGCACGCCGCGCGAGGAGGACGTCCGCCTCATCGAGGTCACCGAGCGGGCCCTCGCCGCAGGCATCGCGGCCGCGCGGCCGGGCAACAAGCTCGGCGACATCTCCTTCGCGATCGGCAGCGTCGCCCACGAGGCCGGCCTCAAGGTCAACCTCCAGTTCGGCGGCCACGGCGTCGGCCGCACGATGCACGGCGAGCCGCACGTCGCCAACGACGGTCGCGCCGGCCGCGGACTCAAGCTGCGTCCCGGCCTGGTCATCGCCATCGAGCCGTGGTTCCTCCACACCACCGACGAGATCGTCTTCGACCCCGACGGCTGGACCATCCGCAGCGCCGACGGCTCGCGTGGCGCCCACGCCGAGCACACCGTCGCGATCACCGACGGCGACCCGATCATCCTCACCGCGCGCGACTGACGTCCCGGACCGACGCGCCGTGGCACTCTTCAGGCGCCGTCGGCGGGACGACGGCGACCGGACCCCCGCCCGGCCGGCCGACCCCGACGAGGCGCTCACCTTCCTCGGCGCCGAGGACGCCCAACGGGTCCGGGCACTCGTGCGCGATGCCTTCGCCCGCCGCGGCATCGAGGTCACGGTGTACGTCGACCACGTCGTCGACGACTCGGGGCGCCAGTTCGGCCTGTGGAACGTCGCGGCCGCCTGCCACCAGGACGATCGCGGCCGCTCCGCCTGGGCGGACGTCGTCGACCAGCACGTCGGCCGGGTGCTGGCCAGCATGGACGCGCCCGACCCGTTCGACGGGCTCACCCCCGAGCAGGCGCGGCAGCGCACCTACGCACGCCTCTACGAGCGCGACGGGATCCCGGACCTGACCGGCTTCCCGCACCAGGAGTTCGCCCCCGGCCTGGTCGAGATGATCGCCCTCGACCTGCCCGACGCGGTCGTCGTCTACAACGAGGAGCGCGCCGAGGCGTTCGGCGGCGCGGACCTCCTGCGCACGTGGGGGCGGGAGACCCTGCGCCGCGAGCCGGTCGAGCGCCACGAGCGGATCGACCTCCCCGACGGCGGCTGGTTCGACGTACTGCTCGGGTCCTCCGTCCACACCGCGAGTCGCGCGCTGCTCATGCCCTCGCTCGCGGCCGAGGTCGCCGGTGAGGAGGCCGGGCGCCACGGGTGGCTGCTCAGCGTGCCCAACCGCCAGCAGGTCGTGTGGCACCTGGTCCGCGACATCTCGGTGCTGCCCAGCCTGCAGGCGATGGCCGGCTTCGCGTCCGCCGGCTTCAGCGACTCCCCCGGCCCGCTCAGCCCCCACGTCTACTGGTGGGACGGCACGGCCTACCAGCAGCTGACGCGGATCGACGACGACGGCGCACTTGCGATCGTGGTCGAGGCGGACTTCCAGGCCGTCCTCGAGGAGCTCGCCCGCGACGCCTGAGCGCCGCGGCTGCGCATCGACGCCCCGGGTACCTCCCCGCCATGGTGCGCACCGTGGGGGTCGAGGAGGAGCTGCTGCTGGTCGACCCGCAGACCCGGACCGCCGCGCCACGCTCCCAACAGGTCCTGAAGTACGCCGCCGAGCACGGCATCGCGGCCCACGACCAGCTCGACCACGAGCTGTTCCGGCACCAGCTCGAGACGCGGACCCGGCCGGCGGTCGACCTGGCGGACCTGCGCCGCGACGTGATCGCCGGACGGCGCGCCGCCGCGTCCGCCGCGGCCGGCGTGGGGCTGCTGACCGCCGCCACCGGCGCCGTACCCCTGCCGGGCGGCCCGCCGAGGACGACGAGGGACGACCGCTATCTCGCCATGGTCGAGACCTACGGCGAGGTCGCGCGGCCGGGAGGGACGTGCGGCATGCACGTGCACGTCCACGTCGCCTCCGACGAGGAGGGCGTGACGGTGATCGACGGGATCACGCCCTGGCTCCCGGTCCTGCTGGCGATCAGTGCCAACTCGCCCTTCCACCACGGCCGCGACACCCGCTACGCCTCGTGGCGCTCGCACTCGTGGTCGCAGTGGCCCAGCGCGGGGCCCGTCGAGCGGTTCGGCTCGGTGGCTGCCTACCGCGACGTGAGCCGCAGGATCATCGCCTCGGGTGCCGCGCTCGACGAGGGCATGCTCTACTACGACGCCCGGCTCGCGCGCTCGCACCCGACGGTGGAGGTCCGGATCACCGACGTGTGCACCGATCCCGACGACGCGGTGCTCGTCGCCGCCCTGGTCCGCGCGCTGGTCTCCCATGCCGCGGAGCGCCCTGTCGAGGGCATCGCCTGGCGGGCGGAGCTGCTGCGCGCGGCCCGATGGCGCGCCGCGCGCTACGGCCTGGCCGAGCGCCTGCTCGACCCCGTGACCGGTGAGCTGCGGCCGGCACGGGAGGTGCTGGAGCACCTGCTCGCGACGGTGACCGAGCCGTTGGAGGACGCCGGCGACGCGGAGCTGGTCCAGGACGCGGTGGCCCGGGTGCTGTCGGAGGGGGGATCCGTCCGGCAGCGGGCGGCGTACGAGCGCAACGGCGGCAGCGTGGCCGCCGTCGTCGACGACCTCGTCGGGCGCACCAACGCCGCGTTCAGTGCGTGACGCCCCAGATGAAGCCGAAGACGCCGGCACCCACGCCGAGCACGATGATCGTCCACAGGGAGATCCACGCGAGCGTGTGCATCCCGTGCTGGTAGTGGTTCTCGGAGAACCCCTGGAACTGCTCCACGTTGACGTCGCTCATCGCGTCCTCCTGTCGGCCTGCGTCCACGACGGAACGCTACTGCAACTTCGGCCGGTTGGGTGTGAGGTCCGGCGTCGGGTTCAGCGGTCGGCGCGCTTCGCCACGACGGAGAAGTCGGCGGCCAGGTCGACGTCCCACTCGACACCCTTGGCGTCGCGGACCTCGGCCTCGTAGGCCACCCCCGGGTCGTCGCTCGGGTCGACGTCGACCACCGTGCCGCTGCCGACCGCCGCGAGGGCCGCCGTCTCCGCGGACGCGCGCTCGGCAGCGCTGAGGACCCGGTCGTCGGCGTCGGGCCGCTCGCCCACGTCGTCCCGGTCGTCGGCCTCGTCCCGGTCGTCCCGGTCGTCCCGGTCGTCCCGGTCGTCCTTGTCGACGGTGACGACGCCGAGCTCGGAGTCCAGGGTCACGTCGACCTCGCTGCCGTCGGCGAGCCGGACCTCGACCTCGTAGGCCTCCCCCGGGTCGTCGGCCTTCTCGACCTCGACGGCCTCGCCGCCGCCGGCCGCCTCGGTCGCCGCGGTGGCGACCCGGTCGCGCTCGTCGCCCGACACGTCGTCGGCCGAGGCCGCCCAGACGGTGCCGCCGACAGCGAGGACGGCGACGGTGGCGAGGGCGGGCAGGACGACGCGCTTGCGGCGCAGGGTGCTGGTCTTCATGGGAGATCTTCCTCTCGGTCCTTCTCGGGCTGGCTTGCTGCTCCGAGCCTGCCGGGAGGTCGCTGAACCCTTCCTGAACCCTCCTGAAGGTGGCTTCAGGAAGCACCCGACGGCAGTCGTACGACGAAGCGCGCGCCCCCGAGCGCACCCGACTCGACCGCCACCGAGCCACCGTGGCCGGCGACCACGGCGCGCACGATCGCCAGTCCGAGACCGCTGCCACCGGCATCGCGGGCGCGGGCCTCGTCGAGCCGGACGAACCGCTCGAAGACCCGCTCACGGTCGGCGGTCGGCACGCCCGGTCCGTCGTCGTCCACGGCCAGCACGACCGTCTCCCCGTGCTGCGCGACCGACACCGCGATCCGCGCCGCCGCATGCCGCGCCGCGTTGTCGACCAGGTTGCGGACCACCCGGCCCAGCGCCAGGGGGTCGCCGAGCACGCGCCCGGGTCCCACGCCGGTGGTGTCGGTGGCCAGGCCCGACCGGGCGACGCGTCGTACCTCCGCGAGGACGAGGTCGTCGACGTCGACCTCCGTGCGCGGCGTGCGGACGGGTCCCTCGCCCGCACGGGTGAGCGCGAGCAGCTGGTCGACGAGCGACTGCATCCGCTCGGACTCCACCAGCACGGTCTCCGCGAGCTCGCCCTCCGGGAGCGCGTGGGGATGGGCGTGCGCGACCTCGGCCGCCTGGCGCAGACTGGCGAGGGGCGAGCGCAGCTCGTGCGAGGCGTCACCGACGAACTGCCCCTGCCGTTCGCTGGCGTCCTGCAGCCGGCCGAGCATCGCGTTCATGGTGCGGGCCAGCCGGCCGACCTCGTCGCGCGCGGCCGGTTCGGGGACCCGGCGGTCGAGGCTGCTGCCACTGATCCGCTCGACCTCGGTGCGGATCCGCTCGACCGGGCGCAACGCCCGGCCGACGACGAGCCAGGTCGTCGCACCGACGACGAGGACGAGCACCGGGAGTCCGAGCAGGAGCGGCAGGGCCAACGCGGCGGTGGTCTCGTCGACGTCCTCGAGGGACACCGCCACGGCGACCTCCCCGCCCTCGGCCGTGTCCTCGGTGACG
Above is a genomic segment from Nocardioides aromaticivorans containing:
- a CDS encoding HAD family hydrolase, which encodes MPDLVVGFDLDLTLIDTAPGFQQVLRALGAELEVEFPVEEMTRRLGPPLDMLLAPYLPPERIPAAGERFRALYPDHAITTVPVLPGAHEAIAAVRRLGGRVVVVTGKYAPNAQLHIDHTGLDVDVLEGWVWGVGKADVLRREAASVYVGDHVHDVEGALAAGVTGVSVLTGGCTAGELRAAGTHAVLDSLEDFPDWLSGHLSLRTG
- the fadD8 gene encoding fatty-acid--CoA ligase FadD8, coding for MTDTLRTPAHNGHLMVAALKRHANRPIVHLGDVTLTGKETADRISQYIQAFESLGAGRGTPGALLALNRPEVLFILGAGQTQGFQRTSLHPLGSADDHAYVINDAGITTLVIDPYFAARAVELLGKCPGLKQVLTIGPVPEELAEVGTDLTAVAATFEPRTLTAAVLEPDHITSITYTGGTTGKPKGVIGTARAFSTMSQVQMSEWEWPAEPRFLMCTPLSHAGAAFFVPVVLKGGTLFVSSRFDPAEVLQTIEEKRINSLMLVPTMLYALMDHPDSRTRDLSSLETVYYGASAINPVRLKEAIERFGPIFAQYYGQSEAPMVISYFPKGDHVDADGRPVESRLTSCGRPSAYLRTALLDEAGNPVPQGEPGEICVAGPLLSAGYWQLPEATAETFRDGWMHTGDVAREDEDGFWYIVDRTKDMIVTGGFNVFPREVEDVIAEHPAIAQVGVIGTPHEKFGEAVTAVVVLREGHELTEEVVAEIQAAVKERKGSVQSPKDVIAVDALPLTALGKPDKKALRARFWTGERSVG
- a CDS encoding LLM class F420-dependent oxidoreductase, whose protein sequence is MKLGLQLGYWGAQPPQGVGELVAAAEDAGFDAIFTAEAWGSDAFTPLAWWGRETSRVRLGTSIVQMSGRTPTSIAMHALTLDHLTGGRVILGMGVSGPQVVEGWYGQPFEKPLARTREVVSIIRKVLAREAPVTNDGPHHPLPYRGPGSVGLGKPLKPIVHPLRADLPIWLGAEGPKNVAQTAEIADGWIPIFYTPRSAGMYQPWLDEGFARPGARRTRADFEISATCHLQVVENAEQKQMVVDAMKPFVSLYMGGMGAKEQNFHNQVFTRMGYGELAAQVQELYLSGEKDKATALIPDELVDDMHIIGTASEVRERVAQWEETGVTTLLLSCRSAAEVRQVAEVLA
- a CDS encoding Zn-ribbon domain-containing OB-fold protein — translated: MSRTLQAPVTVAFDYTRSTGPVVGRFLSGLRDGVVVGGRTSTGQVVVPPLEFDPVTHEPTTEFVEVSSVGTVTSWTWVPEPVKDQPFDRPFAFALVTLDGADVPLLHALDVSSPAEVTTGMRVRVRWAAERVGHINDIACFEPLAPGEADAPVPPVASDEPVTGVVTKVSLDYNYAASPEESLFYRGLNEGRIMGQRCPTCQKVYVPPRSACPSDGTPTVEEVELSQTGTITTFCIVNVPFLGQKITPPYVSAYVLLDGADIAVLHLILGVPAEEVRMGMRVKAVWKPKDEWAYSLENIDHFAPTGDPDADFDTYKHHL
- a CDS encoding thiolase domain-containing protein codes for the protein MRDVAVVGFAQRQMPQFDGSPTCVELLVPVFKELYEQTGWTRKDVGFWCSGSSDYLAGRSFSFVQAVDAIGVIPPVNESHVEMDLAWAMYEAWIKIQTGEVDTALVYAFGKSSAGVLRRTLALQLEPYTMTPLWPDTVSLAGLQARAGIDAGAWDERAMAEVANRSLTDAEKNEHAIRKGGSSVEELLTRPMYADPLRKHDCAPVTDGVAALVLAAGDRARDVRERPAWLTGIAHNVDPMGMGVRDLTRSPSAQRAGAALDLGGVEVAELHAPFSHQELILRKELGLGDDVVINPSGGALASNPMFSGGGIRVGEAAQRIWSGEADKALAHATSGPALQQNLVCTLAASTEGARN
- a CDS encoding thiolase domain-containing protein, which encodes MGKQPAAIIGVGQTHHRAKREDVSMAGLCREAIDRALLDANLTLDDIDAIVVGKAPDLFEGVMMPELFLAEALGAAGKPLLRVHTAGSVGGSTAIVASSLVQAGVHKRVLTVAYEKQSESNAMWALSVPLPFNMPVHAGAGGYFAPHVRSYIRRSQAPTHVGAIVAAKDRNNALKNPYAHLHNEGTTVESVLASQMLWDPIRYDETCPSSDGACALVIVDEDTAKSSPNPAWIHGTVMRSEATTAAERDQVNPQAGRDAAAALWKQAGITSPIDEIDAAEIYVPFSWFEPMWLENLGFAAEGEGWKLTEAGETAMTGRIPVNCSGGVLSSNPIGASGMLRFGEAALQVRGAAGEHQVEGARKALGHAYGGGSQFFAMWVVGSEKPTN
- a CDS encoding DUF4190 domain-containing protein gives rise to the protein MNDPTSSYPPPPGPIPPGPFQPTPARPPSNGLAVAALVIGIVALTIALIPILNLVGVVGTLVGIPLGIAGVRKGRRVGRGTAMAGAGIALSGVALVLSAVISFLFWRYLGDLLDFVEPPDPSAEIGEEFETDGGDLVVTVTSLECGTEPDECTFTFDATNNGHRSISLDDITVKSVVDGQWDSADVSDPGTSSYGVDLAPGESKSLTGSVRVYSGEHLDGIVFDANDASSHSAVVVDAGDASPGQ
- the map gene encoding type I methionyl aminopeptidase yields the protein MIELRTPTQIEQMRPAGRFVASVIKALAEKAAVGVNLLELDELAHQMIKDAGAESCYIDYHPSFGASPFGKVLCTSVNDAVLHGLPFDYVLQDGDLLSVDFAASVDGWVSDSALSVIVGTPREEDVRLIEVTERALAAGIAAARPGNKLGDISFAIGSVAHEAGLKVNLQFGGHGVGRTMHGEPHVANDGRAGRGLKLRPGLVIAIEPWFLHTTDEIVFDPDGWTIRSADGSRGAHAEHTVAITDGDPIILTARD